The Methylobacterium currus genome contains a region encoding:
- a CDS encoding tartrate dehydrogenase: MPSAQRTYRIAVIPGDGIGKETVPEGVRVLEQAAKRHGFTLQQDWFDFSSYDYYAKHGRMMPEDWKAQIGGHDAIFFGAVGWPEKIPDHVSLWNSLILFRREFDQYINLRPVRLMPGVPSPLAGRKPGDIDFWVVRENTEGEYSSVGGRMFQGTDREFAVQESVFTRRGTDRVLKFAFELARSRPKKHLTSATKSNGISITMPYWDERVQEMARHYPDVAWDKYHIDILTAHFVLHPDWFDVVVASNLFGDILSDLGPACTGTIGIAPSGNINPDRDFPSLFEPVHGSAPDIAGQGIANPIGQIWSGAMMLEHLGEKEAAAEIVAGIERVLAERTLRTRDLGGNADTAACGLAVAEAIG, translated from the coding sequence ATGCCGTCAGCCCAGCGCACCTACCGCATCGCCGTGATCCCCGGGGACGGCATCGGCAAGGAGACGGTGCCGGAGGGCGTGCGCGTTCTGGAGCAGGCGGCCAAGCGCCACGGCTTCACGCTGCAGCAGGACTGGTTCGACTTCTCGTCCTACGACTACTACGCCAAGCACGGCCGTATGATGCCGGAGGACTGGAAGGCGCAGATCGGCGGGCACGACGCCATCTTCTTCGGCGCCGTCGGCTGGCCGGAGAAGATCCCGGACCACGTCTCGCTCTGGAACTCGCTGATCCTGTTCCGGCGCGAGTTCGACCAGTACATCAACCTGCGCCCGGTCCGGCTGATGCCCGGCGTGCCGAGCCCGCTCGCCGGCCGCAAGCCCGGCGACATCGACTTCTGGGTCGTCCGCGAGAATACCGAGGGCGAGTATTCCTCGGTCGGCGGCCGCATGTTCCAGGGCACCGACCGCGAATTCGCCGTGCAGGAATCGGTCTTCACCCGCCGCGGCACCGACCGGGTGCTGAAATTCGCCTTCGAGCTGGCGCGCAGCCGGCCGAAGAAGCACCTGACCTCGGCCACCAAGTCGAACGGCATCTCGATCACCATGCCGTACTGGGACGAGCGGGTGCAGGAGATGGCGCGCCACTATCCCGATGTCGCCTGGGACAAGTACCACATCGACATCCTGACGGCGCATTTCGTGCTGCACCCGGACTGGTTCGACGTGGTGGTGGCCTCCAACCTCTTCGGCGACATCCTCTCCGACCTCGGCCCGGCCTGCACCGGCACGATCGGCATCGCGCCCTCGGGCAACATCAACCCGGACCGGGACTTCCCGTCGCTGTTCGAGCCCGTCCACGGCTCGGCGCCGGACATCGCCGGCCAGGGCATCGCCAACCCGATCGGCCAGATCTGGTCCGGCGCGATGATGCTGGAGCATCTGGGTGAGAAGGAGGCCGCGGCCGAGATCGTCGCCGGCATCGAGCGGGTGCTGGCCGAGCGCACGCTGCGCACCCGCGACCTCGGCGGCAATGCCGACACGGCGGCCTGCGGGCTCGCGGTGGCGGAAGCGATCGGCTGA
- a CDS encoding chloride channel protein, with protein sequence MTPKSETVRRSLTESALVLAPGALRAWVRGGEIGLILLAALVGCVSGLLVSAMGWAAQAAHEWLFGLDLDERLSAAAHVPLLVALGVPALGGALLGLVIWLGSRVRRVPGSPVIDPIEANALHGGRLSLRDSVLVAVQNLISNGCGASVGLEAGYTQISGGVASRLGLSFELRRNDMRVLVGCAAAAAIAAAFGAPLTGAFYAFELIIGTYAIASLTPVVTAALAGAFVSRAVLGHQTVITLGATPAVGPADYLPTLGLGLICAGLGILIMQGVTLVEEGVRRTKVPPLARPILGGLAVGALALVATPQVLSAGHGALHLNLTEDGATVGAAGLILIFLAKALASAISIGTGFRGGLFFASLFLGALAGKIFVMLAPPLVAMVLPPVTYAVVGMSALAVAVIGGPMTMTFLALEVTGDFPIASLVLVAVIASSLTVRKTFGYSFATWRFHLRGESIRSAHDVGWIRSLTVGQLMRREVRTVRSDTTLAAFRRAFPLGSGTQVVAVDEAGLYAGIVLVAEAHAAPIDDKADETRVADLLRYRDQVLVPQMNAKEAVALFDKSESEALAVVESREAKRVIGILSEKHTLKRYSDELDRQRRASVGEVA encoded by the coding sequence ATGACGCCGAAATCCGAGACGGTCCGCCGCTCCCTCACGGAGAGCGCCCTCGTGCTGGCGCCGGGCGCGCTGCGCGCCTGGGTGCGCGGCGGCGAGATCGGCCTGATCCTGCTCGCCGCCCTGGTCGGCTGCGTGTCGGGGCTGCTCGTCAGCGCCATGGGCTGGGCGGCGCAAGCGGCGCACGAGTGGCTGTTCGGCCTCGATCTCGACGAGCGCCTGAGCGCGGCGGCCCACGTGCCGCTCCTGGTGGCGCTCGGCGTGCCGGCCCTGGGAGGTGCGCTGCTCGGCCTGGTGATCTGGCTCGGCAGCCGCGTGCGGCGGGTGCCCGGCAGCCCGGTCATCGACCCGATCGAGGCCAATGCCCTCCATGGCGGCCGGCTCTCGCTGCGGGATTCGGTGCTGGTCGCGGTGCAGAACCTGATCTCGAACGGCTGCGGCGCCTCCGTCGGGCTCGAGGCCGGCTACACCCAGATCTCCGGCGGGGTCGCCTCGCGGCTGGGCTTGAGCTTCGAGTTGCGCCGCAACGACATGCGGGTCCTGGTCGGGTGCGCGGCGGCCGCCGCCATCGCGGCGGCGTTCGGGGCGCCGCTCACGGGCGCGTTCTACGCCTTCGAGCTGATCATCGGCACCTACGCCATCGCCTCGCTGACCCCGGTGGTGACGGCGGCGCTCGCCGGCGCCTTCGTGTCGCGGGCGGTCCTCGGGCACCAGACGGTCATCACCCTCGGGGCCACCCCAGCCGTAGGCCCGGCCGACTACCTGCCGACGCTCGGCCTCGGACTCATCTGCGCCGGGCTCGGCATCCTGATCATGCAGGGCGTCACGCTGGTGGAGGAGGGGGTGCGCCGCACGAAGGTGCCGCCGCTGGCCCGGCCCATCCTCGGCGGCCTCGCGGTCGGGGCTCTGGCCCTCGTGGCGACGCCGCAGGTCCTCTCGGCCGGGCACGGGGCGCTCCATCTCAACCTGACGGAGGACGGCGCCACGGTCGGCGCGGCCGGGCTGATCCTGATCTTCCTCGCCAAGGCGCTGGCCTCGGCGATCTCGATCGGCACGGGGTTCCGCGGCGGGCTGTTCTTCGCCTCGCTCTTCCTCGGCGCGCTCGCCGGCAAGATCTTCGTGATGCTGGCCCCGCCCCTCGTCGCGATGGTGCTGCCGCCGGTGACCTACGCGGTGGTGGGGATGAGCGCCCTCGCCGTCGCGGTGATCGGCGGGCCGATGACGATGACGTTCCTGGCCCTCGAGGTGACGGGCGACTTCCCCATCGCCAGCCTGGTGCTGGTGGCGGTGATCGCCTCCTCGCTCACGGTGCGCAAGACCTTCGGGTATTCCTTCGCGACGTGGCGCTTCCACCTGCGCGGGGAGTCGATCCGCAGCGCCCACGATGTCGGCTGGATCCGCAGCCTGACGGTCGGCCAGCTGATGCGCCGGGAGGTGCGCACGGTGCGCAGCGACACCACGCTCGCGGCGTTCCGGCGCGCCTTCCCGCTCGGCTCCGGCACCCAGGTCGTCGCCGTCGACGAGGCCGGGCTCTATGCCGGCATCGTGCTGGTGGCCGAGGCCCATGCCGCGCCGATCGACGACAAGGCCGACGAGACCCGGGTCGCCGACCTCCTGCGCTACCGCGACCAGGTGCTGGTGCCGCAGATGAACGCCAAGGAGGCGGTCGCCCTGTTCGACAAGTCCGAGAGCGAGGCCCTGGCCGTGGTCGAGAGCCGCGAGGCCAAGCGGGTGATCGGCATCCTGAGCGAGAAGCACACCCTCAAGCGCTACAGCGACGAACTCGACCGCCAGCGCAGGGCGAGCGTCGGAGAGGTGGCGTGA
- a CDS encoding DUF6894 family protein, translating to MQRYFFDLSAGAWQCQDDIGLILCSQDEIRGEATRTAIEFAGAGLPGADLSDLKVRVRDRAGTAVMTVSLALTVRGPEEPVRLASRPARPRMVRAA from the coding sequence GTGCAGCGCTACTTCTTCGATCTGAGCGCCGGGGCCTGGCAGTGCCAGGACGATATCGGGCTGATTCTCTGCAGCCAGGACGAGATCCGCGGCGAGGCGACCCGGACGGCGATCGAGTTCGCCGGGGCCGGCCTGCCCGGCGCCGATCTCTCCGACCTGAAGGTCCGGGTCCGCGACCGGGCGGGCACTGCCGTCATGACCGTGAGCCTCGCCCTCACCGTGCGCGGGCCGGAGGAGCCGGTGCGGCTGGCCTCGCGGCCGGCCCGGCCGCGGATGGTGCGGGCTGCCTGA
- a CDS encoding ribbon-helix-helix protein, CopG family gives MTDIAETSLPAAGDPPEIVREEEAFHIPDDLAQALTEFAAVEQLSRGEAICLVLREYLRVKGYLKGAPVV, from the coding sequence ATGACCGACATTGCCGAGACCTCCCTCCCGGCCGCCGGCGATCCGCCAGAGATCGTCCGGGAGGAGGAGGCGTTCCACATCCCGGACGACCTCGCGCAGGCGCTGACCGAGTTCGCCGCGGTGGAGCAGCTCTCCCGCGGCGAAGCGATCTGCCTCGTCCTGCGGGAGTACCTGCGGGTGAAGGGCTATCTGAAGGGCGCGCCTGTCGTCTGA